AGCTTCAATTGGTTGAAGTGGTCAATAAAGCAGTGATTGAAAGATTCTTTGTGAGTAATCAATATGTTTAAGCATGTTTCTGAAGTCATGTATTTCGTCTCCAATCGTCATGCTGCCGCTGCGTGGTATTCAAATTTGTTTGGCATCGAGATTACATGGTTGGAAGATCCAGAACACTTCTTTATTCGGGTAGGTAATCAAGAGGTGTGGTTTCATCAATCAGATAGCAAAGTACCATCAGGAGCGGCAGGACATGTAGCCTATTGGCAAGTTGCAGATTTTGATGCCGTGCTTGAGCGGGCTACACAACTGGGTGCGAAGCTCTATCGAGGTCCATTGGATCGGCAGGATGGAACCTACATGTGTCAAGTAAAAGATCCTGATGGAAATCTGATTGGTTTAATTGGTCCAAGGTATAGCTT
The window above is part of the Pseudanabaena sp. FACHB-2040 genome. Proteins encoded here:
- a CDS encoding VOC family protein, whose protein sequence is MFKHVSEVMYFVSNRHAAAAWYSNLFGIEITWLEDPEHFFIRVGNQEVWFHQSDSKVPSGAAGHVAYWQVADFDAVLERATQLGAKLYRGPLDRQDGTYMCQVKDPDGNLIGLIGPRYSLQSPPRNPVS